A single window of Microbaculum marinisediminis DNA harbors:
- a CDS encoding mandelate racemase/muconate lactonizing enzyme family protein — translation MTTESNALARDARITRVEVLLVDLPAKFPRKDAIQPFEKQETPIVRITTEAGAVGTGYTYTLGTGGSAIMRLLVDYLAPQLLGQDARKVEALWWRLNRSINSVSPGIFTSLALAAIDIALWDIRGQLAGLPLSVMVGGAHDRLPIYDTEGGWLNIDDDELVANARSVAERGFHGFKVKVGRSLKDDIRRLAKVREALPDHVDMMTDANQIFNVDEAIRRARAYADIGVAWFEEPLPADDLHGHKLLRQSTAMPIAIGETLHSIHTFREYLQQDACSIVQVDAARVGGITPWLKVVHMAEAFNMAVAPHYLMELHVSLACAVPNARLVEHIPQLDDVLSAPMVIDKDGYVTPPSVPGNGIDWDWSEVAKRQIAQEVVCP, via the coding sequence ATGACTACAGAGAGCAACGCGCTCGCACGGGACGCGCGCATCACTCGCGTCGAGGTGCTGCTCGTCGACTTGCCGGCCAAGTTCCCGCGCAAGGACGCAATCCAGCCGTTCGAGAAACAGGAAACGCCGATCGTCCGTATCACCACAGAAGCCGGTGCGGTCGGTACAGGCTACACTTACACCCTTGGCACCGGCGGATCGGCGATTATGCGCCTCCTCGTCGACTATCTGGCGCCGCAGTTGCTCGGGCAGGACGCGCGCAAGGTGGAGGCTCTGTGGTGGCGTCTCAATCGCTCCATAAACTCGGTGTCACCGGGTATCTTCACGAGCCTTGCGCTTGCGGCGATCGACATCGCGCTGTGGGATATTCGGGGGCAACTCGCGGGCCTGCCGCTCTCCGTTATGGTCGGCGGCGCACACGATCGACTGCCGATCTACGATACCGAGGGCGGCTGGCTGAACATCGATGACGATGAGCTCGTCGCCAACGCTCGCTCGGTGGCCGAGCGTGGCTTCCACGGCTTCAAGGTCAAGGTCGGACGGTCGTTGAAGGACGATATCCGGCGCCTCGCCAAGGTGCGCGAGGCGTTGCCGGATCACGTGGACATGATGACGGACGCCAACCAGATCTTCAACGTGGACGAGGCCATTCGCCGTGCCCGCGCCTACGCGGATATCGGGGTGGCCTGGTTCGAGGAGCCGCTGCCGGCCGACGATCTTCACGGCCACAAGCTGCTGCGCCAATCCACGGCGATGCCGATAGCGATCGGCGAGACGCTTCACAGCATCCATACCTTCCGCGAGTATCTCCAGCAGGACGCCTGCTCGATCGTTCAGGTGGACGCTGCGCGCGTCGGCGGAATTACGCCATGGCTGAAAGTCGTGCACATGGCCGAGGCCTTCAATATGGCGGTCGCGCCGCACTACCTCATGGAGCTGCATGTTTCGCTTGCCTGCGCCGTTCCCAACGCCCGGCTGGTCGAGCACATCCCGCAGCTCGACGATGTGCTTTCGGCGCCGATGGTTATCGACAAGGACGGCTATGTCACGCCTCCGTCGGTGCCGGGTAACGGCATCGACTGGGACTGGTCGGAAGTCGCCAAGCGTCAGATTGCCCAGGAGGTCGTATGTCCCTGA
- a CDS encoding GntR family transcriptional regulator — MASKVARSKSTGRRRGQPGSAPTGLDAEGRSHGLVESVYETLLGEIMSLRIEPAGRINIDDVARDFGVSQTPIREALRRLEAEALVEKTPYVGYRASPLLNRQQFKELYDLRLLLEPFVAAEAAALMEEDEIEKLESLSLSMEVTATGTPRIAMSRFARYDEAFHATIAKGAGNRLIEGILARQHIHLHLFRLMLHGRVITEAVDEHAVLVEAIRSRSRDRAAEAMRRHLTRSRDRLEAIYDSDE, encoded by the coding sequence ATGGCCAGCAAGGTCGCACGATCCAAATCGACAGGCCGGCGACGGGGGCAACCCGGCAGCGCGCCGACCGGCTTGGATGCTGAGGGCCGCAGCCATGGGCTCGTGGAATCCGTGTATGAAACCCTGCTTGGCGAAATCATGTCGCTACGCATCGAACCCGCCGGGCGCATCAATATCGACGACGTCGCCCGCGACTTCGGCGTGTCGCAAACCCCGATCCGAGAGGCCCTGCGGCGGCTCGAGGCCGAAGCGCTGGTGGAGAAGACACCCTATGTCGGATACCGCGCGAGCCCGCTTCTCAACCGCCAGCAATTTAAGGAGCTCTACGATCTGCGCCTGCTCTTGGAGCCGTTCGTGGCCGCAGAGGCCGCCGCGCTAATGGAGGAGGACGAAATCGAAAAGCTCGAAAGCCTTTCGCTGTCTATGGAGGTGACGGCGACCGGCACGCCGCGCATAGCGATGAGCCGCTTTGCCCGCTACGACGAGGCCTTCCACGCCACGATCGCTAAGGGTGCTGGCAACAGGCTGATCGAGGGCATCCTAGCGCGCCAGCATATTCACCTTCACCTGTTCCGCCTGATGCTGCACGGCCGCGTCATCACCGAAGCGGTGGACGAACATGCCGTGTTGGTGGAAGCCATCCGCAGCCGTTCTCGAGACAGAGCGGCTGAGGCGATGCGCCGGCATCTTACGCGCTCCCGCGATCGTCTGGAGGCGATCTACGACTCTGACGAATAG